GTAGTCTTTCGCGACGAAGTGCCAAGCAGGCGACCGGCACTTCTCGTAAAACTTCACGTGGTTCAGCCCCTTCGGCGCGCACGCCGGGAAGAACTTGTACTTCTTGTCCTCTCCCAGGCCCGACCCGACGACCATCACGGGCATGTTCAGGTCGAAGGACTGTGGGCCTTCGGTGAGGACGGGTGGTTTGGTCTGGAATTTACAGCAGCACAAGGCCAAGCCGTCGACGGGATCGATGCCGAGCAAGGCCGAGAAGGACAGGGTGAGCGGCGTCCATGATTTGCCGAGGGCGAGGGCAAAGGCGTCTTTGCCTCCACGGCTGTGGCCAGCGAGGACGAGCTTGGCGAGGTTCGCGCTGACCTGGGGCGggagggcggcggcgaggcCTTGGGACAGCCAGTTCGTGGTCTCGGCTGCAGCGTTGATATCATCGGTGCTGTCACACCCGGCACACTTGTAAAGCTGTTGAAGACGAGAAACTTGTTTTGATGAGTCAAAAACATTAGGGTTTTTTAGATTATGCATCTTTTGATGTTTATCTTGTTATGGAGATATATTATGTGAAGGACACACCACGTGACAGTGACATGTGATATAACCGATTAATCAAAATTGACATGCATACACACATCATGCCGAGTATGATGAAATTCATAGCACACAAATAATCATATCATTGATCGGGTTATACACAATGTCTTCACTGTCGATTCCATATACAAATTACTTTCTCTGATTCTAAGTTTGGGTCATGTGCATGTGGCAAATAAGTGGATTGCCTCAAGCATAAGTTATATGTGAATGCATATCAAATTGACCCGCTAACTCATATGCGCtcatttccattaaataaataacatgCATTTCAAACCTTACCCAATTCAGACCTAATCTAAACCTACCCACTATGCTTTTACAGCACCACCTTGGTGTCgtgaaaattttagaaagctctaacaaagaaatatttcaaaaaacttagcatattaataaattaaatctaaaaCTTCATCTATTTAGTATTAATTAAAATagtccaaaaaattaaaataagagcAATAtgctcaaattcaaattcacggCAACCGTTAAACGGTGATTGCTAGATGCTCCCTCCCTTTCTATTTGTTTGTCCAAGATGACGACGGGGTGTTTCATCGGTCTCTTGCTATCTCGGACAAAGTCGACGCAATAGTCACTCTCCATAGGGACGACGAACATCACCAATGTAGTTTGCACTCCATAAGATAAGATTTTTAATCTTAGACCCAAGTTCCCCCTAatttatacttttgaatttataattttcaaatgtactttttcttaatttcgtcTCAAGCTTAGTAACATGGACCAACCGAAAATGAAATTCAGAATCAGGCTGAAACCAACCCTGACCTAATTCCAACCCAGATATTCCAAGCCAATCCGGTCTTGGTATTTCAACTTtctgagctttttttttttttttggcgcccTTATGGTCTAAGGTGGACTCctttttctctataaataatcataataatttgaaattttcacctATTACTCATTTGAACTGGACCACTTCTACCACTGGACAAGATACTCATTTGAACTGGACCACTTCTACCACTGGACAAGATACTTCCAAGAAAGGACGAGCTTTGTCCAGGCTTTAATCATTTTGTACCACGTACTATGCAGGCGGGCTGGGCCtcaggccccgtttggttcaactttggggaaatgaaAAGTCATTTCCCAAGTACCTTTGAGAGAATGAGCATTTTGGGAAGGGAGTTGTGTTTGGAAACCAATTTTTTGTGCATGTTTTGCAAAGctatttcaaagtaaaaagaaaaaaaaaaaaaaaagaaaagggaggaggagatcgcGTGGTGAGGGGAAAATTGTGGGGGAGCAGCTGGCGGTGGTGAGGAGGtggctggcggcggcggcggcgacggcgacggcgatggcggGGGAGGGAGGCGTCGACCTCAGGTGTTGCGCAACCCAGCCGCTTGAAGCCACGCAACCTCAGGCGGCGACCCTAGCCTCAAGCGACAACCCAAGCGACGCCGCTTGAGGTCGCGCGGCCTCAGGCAACGCCGCCTGGGTCGTGCCTAAGGTCGAGCGACCCAGGGTGTTGCCTGAGATCGCGAGGCCTCAAGCGCGCGGCCTCAGGCGGCGTCACCTGGATCGCTCAACTCAGGCAACGCCTGAGGTTGCCCGACCTCAAGCCACCTCGcctaaggtcgcgcgaccttaggCGAGGCTTTCTGGCGGCCGGATCTGGCCCCCGGTGGCCAGATCTGGCCACTCGCGGCTGAGCACCGCCCATCGCGAAGCTTGGCCAAGCAGCAAGTCCATGGAAGTCCAAGGAAGAGCGCCGCCCACCACCATGAAGCTTGACTGAGCAGAAGTCCATggaagtccaaggaagaagatgaacagtgttttGGAGggcaaaatggaaaaaaaaattatcggtaagggcaatattggaaagaaaaaattcattaaaccctaaactagcattccaaatgctggCATTTGGGAAAATGCAAGCTCAAAAGTGTAAACCAAACACCAAATATTTTCCCAGGGCTTGGCTGGCCGCTGAAAGCCCCTGggaaagccgaaccaaacaccCCTCAGTGCCGTGTTGAGGCCCAACCAATCCATGTGATCAGCTTTGATCACAGCCACCCATAAagctttctttctctcttttaaattttgaaaatatttagacctTTTTATGTGTATTTAAATTGTTGTAAGATACTAACAATAAGTTAATTGCTTCGCATGAATATTTGATTTTCATGAGTATCAGATAGTTATTTACTTTTTGGTGATTGACTTATGATTATACTTGAGAGCTGAGCACATGATATggtattataataaataaatgtgcACTATATCATATCACAATTGGTATTATGATTGATataatgaatatataaaaatgttagCATTGTCTAGTATTTATAGAAATTAAGACATTCGTCATATCATGATTAATACAAtctttaaccatgaaattttaATGGTAGACAACTACCATTgtgttaatattttaataaataatgagGTATTAGCATAATTTGACACATCACTTAGTAGATCAATTTTGTAAACTAATTTTAGTAAGTCTAGTATTTTCCATCTTTTGCTGGTATGCGACAATTTTAATTGTCAACATATTCATCTTATTTAGTTGGATGAACGGTGGAATGGAAATAATATACTATATGAGGATGCAGATATACTCGCAATATTATGTCAGATGACATAGAAAAGATATAGGATTTGTTTGACAACCATGTCGGAAAACTAAAACCTCATGCacattatgttattgattgcgTTTGACAACTTCTAATTACACGTAATGTAATCaattattttatgtaaaaaatcatttaatccGCTATGTAAGGAAGGATTTAAAGGAAGGATTTACTTAGTTAAGTCACAAAATGTTCAATGGGACAATAACAATGTTAAAACCTTTAATTTTAgagacagaagagagagagagagagagagagagaatctacCTGAGGAGCAACCATGATATAGCCATGAGAAGAAATATGTTGGATGAGCTGCGAGTAGAAGGAAGTTTCCATCAAATAACCATGGAGAAACACCATAACAGGGAATTCTCCGGCAACTTCAGCCGGAGATCCGATCAGAAGAGGCTTTGGAGGTGGATTCGCGAGACCGGAAGACGATGTGTCTATAAGCACAGTCTTGTACTTTCCAGACAAAAACACGTCGGTAGTCGTTGTTGAAGCGGCCATGGCTGAAATCTACGGTAATAGCTTCTATAATTCCTGCGTGAATTTGTAGTGATAAGTTTCGCCATATGATGCACGTATTTATAAATAGTGAATCCTGAGGACAGACTCAAAAGGATTTTGTGGACATAAAACGGCCTCTTTTAAACATGACTTAAATGAAACACGTGAGGCTTGAAACGGAGAAAAATTAATGCCATCACTACGGGACCATCCATCCACCCAACCGCCCATATCAGGCGGAAGAGAGAATATTTTACTATCgatgaaataaatttggaaattcttgccaaaagaaataagtttggaacttGCCAATATATAATTCACTTACTTTGATTTATGACATAGCAATGCAAGCCCGACAACAGACTTCATGATTTGGTCCAGAGAAAAGCACTAGGGCTGAAATTGGGCAATGATGGAAATTCAAAAGTTAAGTTGATGTCGAATGATACCTAAATTAAGGGGGAATGGACCTAACACTGAACTTACACATAAGAGGGAGATGGTTGAGATACACATGAGAATTACGTTGAAAAATTCCCACATCGAATAATTGGTGTGATTTGAAGTGGTTAATGtatattcaatttagctcaTAACTCACTAGTTTAAGCTTTTTAATGAAGGTGGGTTCACAGGTCTGGACTTAGCTCTCGATATCTCCTAGACAGTAGCACTTCTGCTACTTAGGTAATGCAGGCTTGAGTGCCTCGGTGCCCCTAGTGAGCACGCTAAAGTGAGAgcagagatgagagagaaacaTGAGACAGAGATTTagtggaggagagagggaggaggaccAATGGAGGTTGACGGTGGCACATGGCGAGAGGAGCCTGGGATAAGACAGTGAGAGGAGTAAAGATCAGCGCGACAACGAGCCGGCGGCGGCTTCGTCCTAGTAGAGAAGCTCTTGACATGGAGGTGGTGGCTGGCAGCCTGGCACAGCATGGAAGGTGCTGGTAGAGATTCATTGAGAGTTCGAGCAATTTGAGATGTGTGAGTGCTAGGGCTTCTTAGGCTTTCGAAAAAGGGCATTTCGATTATTTTAGTTGGGGCGAGGTATGTAATCTGTAGCAGAAGAAATAGAGATAAGTTTTGGCTCATGTGATTTCCACACATCAAATAGTTTTAGACACACTCTAAAATTTAAATGGTCCAAATTAGTTCTTACTACAATTTCATTTGTTGATGATAGAGGAAAATACACATTTAACATATATCAAtcaatttaatgatttttatcaaccttgtctcttcttctttcattttttaattcaaacaaATTTCACATGTTCGTTACTTTGTTTTTTTACGAAAGTCATCTAAGATTCAagtatttaataaatttaacgATCGGGATTCTAATTTAAcagaatataaataaaatacattattttcaatttatctcTAAAGTTCAATGGATAACAACTCCTTCTAATAGACAATTCTttagttcaagttttttaaggggatttttttttttttttttttttttttttggttaaagatATGAACTCATTactattataatttatatttcaaattattagttaataaaaatacCAACAAGGTTCGACTACTTACAAAAATCCTTTACAAAAATCAGCTTAAGCACATTAGTaagtaggagagagaaaatgaagccTATGTAAGAAACAAACtggaaaaaatcaaaagatgatGGACTAAAGTATTGGTTTTTAATTGATACGGATGTCTTGTATTTGTATGATAATGTGCGGTTTTTGCATCTTGATAAATAGCAATTTTCACCCTTTCCAATTCTAATTCTAATAGACAGTTCGACTCAGTAAGGCATGGAGTGTTATAGCCATTTAGGGCGTGTAAACAGCATTTGTCATAGGCAAAAACTTGCGTATGTTTTTAACAAATCCCTTTTGATAAATTCACCTCTCGAGACTATGTCTATATGATGACAATGAGCGGTATCATAACGAGCATGCAATGATTGATTATCCAAACACAGGCCATAAGAATTCGATTTCATAAATCCATCGGTTCAATTTAGTAGCTAAGAAAACACTTTTGGTGTGTTGATTAGGTGCATAGAGTAGagacaattttattttctctatcaCTAGCCCGAGTTTAtgctaaaaaacaaaaactcaaaTTCATGACATAAGTGGTACGATGGGCTAGATTGGACCACATTTTAGGAATTGAGAATTTGCTGGTCCCCCAATGacttaattttttcaatgtgtCCACCGAAACGGCCACATGGTTTTTAAAGCCCAATCAACGGGACCACATCTTgggggaaaagtatcaaaaattctaaatttattacatcgatacaaattcagttctaaatttttttaatttgatcaatttaatcataaacattttcacattggtaccaattcagtccatccaatcaatttagaccgaaaatcattgatgtggacaATGGCCATTCTATATTTTATGGCTGGCATTGACATAGTTAgttctaaaatatatttttattatttggtgaagtttttataattttttgttctttcttttttgtttctttcttttttccttcattttgggCCAATGAGGGCCAcaaccctcaccagatctaggcATGGATAATTTTGTTGTCTTTATCACTAGCCcgaattatcaaattattaaaaaattcaaaaatttaactaaatatt
The nucleotide sequence above comes from Eucalyptus grandis isolate ANBG69807.140 chromosome 2, ASM1654582v1, whole genome shotgun sequence. Encoded proteins:
- the LOC104423837 gene encoding chlorophyllase-2, coding for MAASTTTTDVFLSGKYKTVLIDTSSSGLANPPPKPLLIGSPAEVAGEFPVMVFLHGYLMETSFYSQLIQHISSHGYIMVAPQLYKCAGCDSTDDINAAAETTNWLSQGLAAALPPQVSANLAKLVLAGHSRGGKDAFALALGKSWTPLTLSFSALLGIDPVDGLALCCCKFQTKPPVLTEGPQSFDLNMPVMVVGSGLGEDKKYKFFPACAPKGLNHVKFYEKCRSPAWHFVAKDYGHMDMVDDVTNGIGVALTCTCESGSSREPMRRFVGGAAVAFLRAYLGGDDRDLMALQDTPDIAPVQITVEACL